Proteins encoded by one window of Streptomyces sp. NBC_01571:
- a CDS encoding Asp23/Gls24 family envelope stress response protein translates to MPSHRRPPDGSRRPEEAGGTGPAAGHHVACPCCRDTFEDPALDTATEALQNREPPSTQCLVARVMTIVHDQMWPGPTLPLDDPTRTLHIVERAASAVLRRAADEVPGVTAVSCRLARSDHLTGVRVSMTLTAGMNRPLPETAGLVRRSVVDISGHDLGLAVTAVDITVIEAHHTSG, encoded by the coding sequence ATGCCGTCCCACCGGCGGCCCCCGGACGGGAGCCGTCGGCCGGAAGAGGCAGGCGGCACCGGTCCGGCCGCCGGCCATCACGTCGCCTGCCCCTGCTGTCGCGACACCTTCGAAGACCCGGCACTGGACACGGCGACGGAGGCCCTGCAGAACCGCGAACCACCCAGCACGCAGTGCCTCGTGGCCCGCGTCATGACCATCGTCCACGACCAGATGTGGCCAGGGCCGACGCTGCCCTTGGACGATCCCACGCGCACCCTGCACATAGTCGAGCGCGCCGCGTCCGCCGTACTGCGGCGCGCGGCGGACGAGGTGCCCGGTGTCACCGCCGTCAGTTGCCGCCTTGCCCGATCCGACCACCTCACGGGCGTGCGAGTGAGCATGACCCTGACCGCCGGTATGAACCGTCCCCTGCCGGAGACGGCCGGACTGGTGCGCCGCTCAGTAGTGGACATCTCCGGCCATGACCTGGGCCTGGCGGTGACCGCCGTCGACATCACGGTGATCGAGGCCCACCACACGTCCGGGTAG
- a CDS encoding gas vesicle protein, with amino-acid sequence MAEERRPRAGKSSTTAARRPPPVRGAGQAAKAACRSLEGLIGHPTEGVSAVKRVDDGWCVVVDVLELPRIPDTTSLLASYEVQLDQDGELLEYCRVRRYRRGSADE; translated from the coding sequence ATGGCAGAAGAACGTCGGCCGCGCGCCGGGAAATCCTCGACGACAGCCGCTCGCCGCCCACCACCCGTGCGGGGGGCAGGCCAAGCCGCGAAGGCTGCCTGCCGGAGCCTGGAGGGGCTGATCGGCCATCCCACGGAGGGCGTGTCAGCGGTGAAGCGTGTCGATGACGGCTGGTGTGTCGTCGTGGACGTCCTTGAGCTGCCCCGGATTCCGGACACGACGAGCCTTCTCGCCTCGTACGAGGTCCAGCTCGACCAGGACGGCGAACTCCTGGAGTACTGCAGGGTCCGCCGCTATCGGCGGGGGTCCGCCGATGAGTGA